The proteins below come from a single Juglans regia cultivar Chandler chromosome 12, Walnut 2.0, whole genome shotgun sequence genomic window:
- the LOC108981076 gene encoding auxin-responsive protein IAA13-like codes for MSRKFEVGGGESARRTTGHMGPSTITPSTTSLQPTLPSLPFPSLFACLLLPYTLLSPPHYSKSLHSFFKLFFGSARNLTPYLALMDVTLGLLRGGGGSSGPSTNESTVSKMEVVEQDFVGLSSEASSYPPVEAELELGLGLSLGGGAAATVKGKPFIWGECRRILTAKDFPSVVSHGSSVPSRFSDRATAVAAVTGTKRAADSVSQEGGSPPSASQVVGWPPIRAYRMNSLVNQTKSQRDEEDKQIGEKDESNDSSKKKIYTNTENTAKEKCHLGFVKVNMDGVPIGRKVDLNAHSCYATLAEMLEDMFFRSTTTVKSMGGEKEQVTKSPKLLNGSSEFVLTYEDKDGDWMLVGDVPWGMFLGSVRRLRIMKTSEANGLAPRFQERNERQRSKPI; via the exons ATGTCAAGAAAATTTGAGGTTGGGGGTGGTGAGAGTGCAAGGCGCACTACCGGACACATGGGCCCCAGCACCATCACCCCCTCCACCACCTCTCTTCAACCTAccctcccttcccttcccttcccttctctCTTTGCGTGCCTTTTGCTGCCCTATACTCTCCTTTCACCCCCTCATTACTCCAAATCTTTGCATTCATTCTTTAAACTTTTCTTTGGCTCTGCTAGAAATTTGACTCCATATCTTGCTCTCATGGATGTTACTCTTGGTTTACTACGGGGTGGTGGTGGTTCTTCTGGGCCTTCCACTAATGAGTCTACTGTGTCAAAGATGGAGGTGGTGGAGCAAGACTTCGTGGGCCTGTCCTCTGAGGCATCCTCATACCCCCCGGTTGAGGCTGAACTCGAGCTGGGTCTTGGTCTGAGCCTAGGTGGTGGTGCTGCTGCTACTGTAAAGGGTAAGCCTTTTATATGGGGAGAGTGTCGTCGAATCTTGACTGCCAAAGACTTTCCTTCAGTGGTCTCTCATGGTTCCTCAGTTCCTTCTCGGTTCTCAGACAGAGCAACTGCTGTTGCAGCTGTTACTGGAACTAAGAGAGCTGCTGACTCTGTTTCACAAGAGGGTGGATCTCCTCCTAGTGCCAG TCAGGTTGTGGGATGGCCACCCATAAGGGCTTACAGGATGAACAGCTTGGTAAATCAGACAAAAAGtcaaagagatgaagaagacaaGCAAATTGGAGAGAAAGATGAATCCAACGAttcttcaaaaaagaaaatttatacaaatactGAAAATACTGCTAAAGAAAAATGTCATCTTGGATTTGTGAAGGTGAATATGGATGGAGTTCCGATAGGAAGAAAGGTTGATTTGAATGCTCATTCTTGCTATGCGACTTTGGCCGAAATGCTGGAAGACATGTTCTTTAGGTCCACCACAACTGTCAAATCCATGG GTGGAGAGAAAGAACAGGTGACAAAATCCCCTAAGCTTTTGAATGGTTCATCTGAATTTGTGCTCACTTATGAAGATAAAGATGGAGACTGGATGCTTGTGGGAGATGTTCCATGGGG GATGTTTCTTGGCTCTGTGAGACGGCTTCGAATCATGAAGACCTCTGAGGCAAATGGACTTG CTCCAAGATTTCAAGAAAGGAATGAGAGACAAAGAAGCAAGCCCATATAA